A single window of Solanum dulcamara chromosome 5, daSolDulc1.2, whole genome shotgun sequence DNA harbors:
- the LOC129890642 gene encoding uncharacterized protein LOC129890642, with product MPPITQEQKNQDVQDIIQDGFKGAATTCALTSLVVFASARYCPWAKKNINYAGKTFIISALTAASFAFNAEQSITKKHRGHEKWDSP from the exons ATGCCACCCATTACCCAAGAACAGAAAAATCAAGACGTTCAAG ACATCATTCAAGATGGATTTAAAGGAGCTGCCACTACATGTGCTCTTACTTCTCTAGTTGTG tttGCTTCTGCTCGTTACTGTCCATGGgctaagaaaaatataaattatgctGGTAAAACATTCATCATATCTGCAT tGACTGCAGCTTCTTTTGCCTTCAATGCTGAACAGTCTATAACGAAGAAGCACCGTGGTCATGAAAAGTGGGACTCACCATGA